aatattaaaggggttcttcactgATTATCAGTGGGGGGGGGTCACACACCCAGGACCCCGCAGGCCACGACTACTATCCCTGGCCTGGGCGAGTGTTCACTTGAATGAAACTTAGCCCTGCCCAGGGATAgtcgtcatgacgtcactgggcctgcagggtcccaggtgtcagacccccaccaatcagatgctgctCTATCCAGTACATAgactaagctcttgtgagcagggcctcaCTCCTAGTCTTTCAGTTGTATTTTAGCCAGTTATGTGGAGTCTTGTTTTGTAAGACGTTGcgaaatatggtggcgctatataaattacctgcagagcccctttaaagacctctcctcaggagcAGTGACCAATATCTGATGGCAGGTGTCTGACAACTAACCATCAGCAGCTGAAGAGGCCTTCGTGTATCAGCGAGTACTACAGCCCATGTGACAAAGGCCCCGGAAAGGTTGCTGGGAGTCAGACTCCTGCCAGAtagtgacccatcctgaggagagATCAATATTCTACTACAAGCAAACCCCTTTTAAAAGGGACCCTGATCCCTGTACTGTGGCACCCTTGCCGACAGCCACTCTGCAGTGCATACCGGCGCAGTGAGGGAGACTAGTCCGATGAGGCTCGCTGTCCCCACCCTCCAGACAAGGACTTCCTCATAGGAAAGAACCCTGACGATCATTGTCTGAAGGCAGGGAGGGTGGGGGAAAGAGCCTCATCTTCCTTGCAGCGCACTGCAGGGTTCAGCATGTCCACAGTGCAggcggcaggttccctttaacagactCTGGGGTGCAGTCGCTGGTGGACACCTCAGGATATACAGTGGTGGGTGTTGTGAAGGCTCTCGGGGAGACGTGTGCAACCCAGAAACACTCAACCAATTCCAAAAAGCATGCCTATTCAGGGACAAGTCAAGTCGTAGAAGCAGTGGTCCTCTTACCTCATCGTGTCTGTCATTGTAGTTGGTCTTCACGGCCTCCACCAGTTTGGAGAGAGCTCCCTTATCCTCCCTGCAGAAGGAAAAAAAGGCTCAGTTCTAAGTCCAGACAGGAGCCAGTGGTCTACTAGCCAGCAGAGGCTTCACAGCTCAGGGTTAAAAAGCTCTGAGAACCACACGGTGATGTTCAGGTGAAGAAATTCAGACATCATTGCTGAGAAGCCACAAGGTCAGAGTGGAAACCGGTCATGAACTTACGGGTTTACTTGTGTGAAAGCAATGCTGGTGCAGGTCTTCCTATGGACAAGGCGGCCCAGTCTGGCCTTGCCCTTGACGATGCAGTAGGGAACACCCATCTTGCGGCACAGAGCAGGCAGGAACACAACCAGCTGCAAGACAAGCACCATGAGGGCCTGGGCCTACAGAACAAGTCTCTGAGAGCAGACTTGGGAATTGCTCAGGGTTAAAAAGCTCAGATTTAATCTTCACAGTGTCTCAGGTGAAAAAACTGATTTCATCATAGCAATTAAcagacacccccttccccccagtcTGAGTAGACCATCAgaagcaaccccccccccccatttacacCCCAAATCTAACCAGCCCTTTATTCATCTAAACTTTTACCTCTCCGCCTCCCCCCCAGACAATGCACCGAGCAGGACATCACCTCAATAGGATCCACATCATGGGAAATGACAACCAGCTGGGCCTTCTTGTTCTCCACTAGGGTGGTCACTGTGTTCACACCTGAAAGAGAAAGTGGTCAGCTCTCCTCGTCGCTGGCAGGACCTCGGCCGTGGACAGCACCATTGCTCAGGGTTAAAAAGCTCAAGTTTTGTTCCACACAAATCAGCTTCAGGTGAAGAAATTCATACATCATTGCAATCTGcagccaatccccccccccccccaggcccccACACATACCTGATCTGATGACCGGGGGTCTCTTTGTTGGGACGTCTCCTTTGCCAGCAGCCTTCTGCTCAGCCCGGGCCAGCAGCCTTTTCTTTTTCTCTTGCTTGGTCTCTGGGCGATATTTGTGGGCCAGTTTGAAGAGCTGGGTGGCTGCCAGGAGAAAGCTCAGTTAGTGGGGGAGGCGAGGGTGAGAGATCGGAGGGGCGCGCAGACATTGTGCATCAGAGATCTTGGTGGAAGAGTGTAATCACAGCTTCTCAGATAGCAAATATGAGACATCATgtgcacagagccccccccccccccccagcattaCTGGCCCCTAAACCAGGCGGCCCACCGCACCTTCCAGAAAGCCACCAGCCCCCCAGCCTGGACACATGCCCCAGATACTGGAGCCCAGGAGAATCACCGCCTACATTCCCATCAACCCAGCAGCTGAAGATTCTTACAGAAGAGCAGCATCCTGTACTGAAGACCCCCTGACCACTGCTAGCCGATGAAGGTGGGGACTGCACCATTAATCCTTGCTCGCTCACCCGTCTGCCGGTCCAGAGCCTGGGTGAACTGGTTGATTGCTGGAGGCACCTTGAGTCGTTTGTACAGAATGGATCTCTGGCGCTGAAGTCGGATGTAGCGTGGCCATTTAACAAAGCGGGTAAGATCCCTCTTAGGCTGTATGTCCTGCCCTGGAGTAGGAAGAGAAGGGTTAAAATGACCACAGTAGCTGGTTCTCTTCTCACAGCCAACTGCAGGTGGCACCACTCACCAATGCCAAAGTTCTTTGGCCTCTTCTCAAACAGCGGGTTCACCACTTTCTTCACCTCAGCCTTCTTTACGACGGCAGGGGCCGGAGCCACCTTCTTCCCCTTCGCCTTCTTTCCTTTAGGCTGTGGAGACATTTACATGAACATACGTGACCACATGACCACAACCATGAGCTGCATCCGACACGACTCGGGGGGCGGCACAGACGAGCATCAGCGATCTTGGTGGAAAAGTCAAATCATTAACTCAGATAGCAAATATTGTGTCATCATCTGCTCGTCTGCCAGCGACCCCCAAGTCACAGATCAGCAAGGAAGTACCCCACAATCCCACCACTCCCGAGGAGCAGAGCTCCCACCACTCCCGAGGAGCAGAGCTCCCACCACTCCCGAGGAGCAGAGCTCCCACCACTCCCGAGGAGCAGAGCTCCCACCACTCCCGAGGAGCAGAGCTCCCACCACTCCCGAGGAGCCCGAGACCCGCAGAGCTACCACCTAAAACCCACCAGTCAGACATCCCACCCGGCGCCCTCAGCCCGCAGATAGCAGCCGGATGAGATGCATTCCCGGGGCGCAGACGCTCCAACAGCCGAGGGTCCACAGAGGACTACAGACCAGGGAGCCGAGAACTAGGAGCGGGGAGCCAAGCAGCAGCGTCTCCGGAGTTCGCCCCGAGAGCAGGCGGCCTCAGAAGGACCCGCGGCCGGAGGATGGCGCCGGATTCTACAAGCGGCGGCCAAGACTGCTACTCACCATGGTGGACGGGGGTAGAGAAAGGAAGAAGGAAGCATTGTGGGTAATATTTGTATTAACTCCGAAATATCGCGACACCTGGCGTCATGAAACGGGATTTGAGGCTGAGGATCCAATATGAGTGAATTCTGAACATCGCCCCCTGGAGGCTCAGAGCGCACCGATACTAACCCTACACTCTTCACAAATATCGGCCCTCATGGTCACGTGGCCGTCCTGTAGATGATAGACGTTTCTTGTGACCAATCACACAGTAGCAGGGACTTTgttgtagccaatcactggcggCATTCTGCAGTGGGCGGGAGACCAGGAGGAAAGAGTCTGTGGAGCAGAGGGAGCTGTAGACTGAGGGGTCGGTGCTCCGTCCCGGGTGTGTATTGGGGAAGGGGGTCGGTGCTGCGTCCCGGGTGTGTATTGGGGAAGGGGGTCGGTGCTGCGTCCCGGGTGTG
The Bufo bufo chromosome 8, aBufBuf1.1, whole genome shotgun sequence genome window above contains:
- the RPL7A gene encoding 60S ribosomal protein L7a isoform X2, coding for MPKGKKAKGKKVAPAPAVVKKAEVKKVVNPLFEKRPKNFGIGQDIQPKRDLTRFVKWPRYIRLQRQRSILYKRLKVPPAINQFTQALDRQTATQLFKLAHKYRPETKQEKKKRLLARAEQKAAGKGDVPTKRPPVIRSGVNTVTTLVENKKAQLVVISHDVDPIELVVFLPALCRKMGVPYCIVKGKARLGRLVHRKTCTSIAFTQVNPEDKGALSKLVEAVKTNYNDRHDEIRRHWGGGILGPKSVARIAKLEKAKAKELATKLG
- the RPL7A gene encoding 60S ribosomal protein L7a isoform X1 is translated as MSPQPKGKKAKGKKVAPAPAVVKKAEVKKVVNPLFEKRPKNFGIGQDIQPKRDLTRFVKWPRYIRLQRQRSILYKRLKVPPAINQFTQALDRQTATQLFKLAHKYRPETKQEKKKRLLARAEQKAAGKGDVPTKRPPVIRSGVNTVTTLVENKKAQLVVISHDVDPIELVVFLPALCRKMGVPYCIVKGKARLGRLVHRKTCTSIAFTQVNPEDKGALSKLVEAVKTNYNDRHDEIRRHWGGGILGPKSVARIAKLEKAKAKELATKLG